CTTTAAATTATATAGCAGAAACTGAAAAAGAAGATTTAGCAACATTTTTAGCTAAAAATTGTGAATATGTAGATGATGAAGAACAAAAAGATTTTGACAAAATTATAGATGAATTAAAAGCTGATGAAGATGAAGGTAGGGAGATTAACTTAAATGAAATCCTATAAAATTATCTACAAGAAAAAAGCTGAAAAATTTATAATGACTAACAAAATTGAAGGATTAAAATTTTTTAAAGCATTTCAAGAGATAGCTGAGAGTAAGGAAAACTATAAAAAATATGATATTAAAAAATTTCATTGTGATAATGAGTATACTTTTCGTTTAAGGATAGGAAGTAATAGGGCAATTTTTGAAGTCTATAAGGATAAAATAGTTATTTTAGTTCTAAATATTGGAAGTCGTGGAGACATATATAAATAAAAATAAAGATTGTTGCAAATAATAAAATGTTTTAAAAAATAGTTCATTACTAGTCAAATTTCTTAACGGATAAAAATTAAGAATTCGCTGCAAATTCGCTAAACTCACTTCGTTCAGACACAGCGAGATTTGCTCGGCTCATTCTATTTAATTTTTATCCTAAAATTTGGAATGTAATTTCACTTATTTTTTATTCACATTTTAATACTTAAATTTGTAACAGTCTCTATTTTTTTTATCTAATCTTAGATATAATTCCAATTCCAAAAACAGGTCCACTATGGCTACCTATTGTAGGTCCAATTTCAAATCTACCTTTATATTCAACTTTTCTCATTGTATCTGCTGTTTTTTTCAATATATCTGTATTTCGTAATTCTTGATTAGTTCCTCCCCAAGCAGTGTATAGATATATACTATTTTTACC
This Fusobacterium animalis 7_1 DNA region includes the following protein-coding sequences:
- a CDS encoding type II toxin-antitoxin system RelE family toxin, producing the protein MKSYKIIYKKKAEKFIMTNKIEGLKFFKAFQEIAESKENYKKYDIKKFHCDNEYTFRLRIGSNRAIFEVYKDKIVILVLNIGSRGDIYK